The following is a genomic window from Vitis vinifera cultivar Pinot Noir 40024 chromosome 6, ASM3070453v1.
aaaaaatcgccgaaaatatcgccgatatttcggtatttttaccgatttttcggaaattttcccgatatttcctaccaatCCAGCCCGCAcacacaggatacaaaatctggctcaaaaatcgtggatttagggttcgtgaaatttaaatccaatggcacaacaacaaagagacccttaaaacagatccagaaatcacagggagcaaaagaaaagcaaattttttcgttttctttgggggtttttaatggattttctcggaaatcaaacgaggatgaattttcccggaaatcgaatgggggatggattttcttggaaatcaaacgggggttgcaaaaaaaaataatatcaattagtacctgcgaggattgagagtggcagaggaagatAGGTCCTTTTTAGGAACtctctcggctggagggcaacttcagaaaaggggaGAGAAAAGGGGAATTCTCTCGGCTGGAgcctggagggcaacttcaaaAGTGGTGgcccttttaatttttagatttagtagaggtaaaaaaaaaaaccaaatcatgaacaattttcctctatccatataaataattataaattatcaaattttattttaattattaaataaattaatattaataaaaaaaagttgttactatatatttttaataaaattttaaaaattaaatctcaaataaaatatttatataaattaatttaattttcatttaaaatataataaaacatgttttaagaaaaatattttaaaatattttaaataaatattatcttcaacaaattgggtcatcttcatttaacaatataatgaaatcacatcgatattttccttaatataaggactattgtaatatcatatgtattatatttatgtataaattatttttattcaataaaatcaaatattttttaactcaattctaactctatatactttcaaaattcatatatattatttttaaaattcaaatatcgaatctaccaatatatctttgtttacgatatttttcttcttaattatatatatgtcaattacacttacaagataactttaaaatgtgcatttttacttattttatcattttttgaagttttttcaagcattcctattaattttaaataattttcactctatcgatatttgtgaaaaaatatccaccgatatttctccgatatttccgatatatccgtaaaatcgaagtaccgatatatccgtaaaaaccgatatttcaatccttggaTAGAACTAGTGAAAAGTTGGTTCATCTCACAAAAATGTGAATGAAACGACGAGTAAGCCTATTACTAGTTACGATGAGAAGAtcttaatttgaagttttttttaatagtggCAAAGCTTTTTGGTAGTTGTTGTCACCAACAACCCTCCATTATTGGCTCGTTGGTAAGGCTATAGCTTTTTAAGCCCTATTTCTAGTGACACACCTCCCACACAAGCACCACCAACAAAGGAGGGATGGGAAAAGCTATATGCCAAAAGAcaatataaaagttttaaaattttaatattttacttaAATGGTATTTAAATGaatactaattttaaattattttaaactttatgTCATGAAAAAATACTTATGATATATGCCCAaatttgacatttaaaaaaacattttattaaacatcaatcttagaaagaagaaaaactttaatTCTATTAACACATttacctaaaaataaattaattaatataccTAAAATACCGTCCTCAATATTCTCGTTCACACCTTCCTTCTTCATcctttttatctcatttttttttctttttaacccctaaaaaaaaagtttaaagctaatttcaatattttataaattttctaatttgtaaattaatattatatttatactacttgaatatattttaagtttaaaatttatgaaaattttgacaattttttttttatataaaaatagttaaaaagaaattagaagtGTTTTAGAACTTAGAAGtgagaaattttggaaaaagtggaaaagagattaaaaagtaataatcaattttatataaaatcaaaagtatGTTTGGAAGTATAATTCTGGACACCCTCCACAAGTATATTTTGAGATGCCTCAAGTGTCACACAATATTGTTTcagataatattaattttaagggTATTTTCGTTATTTTACCAAAGATTATTTCTGAGTTAGAAAATTCTTAATTTAGTAGTATATATGTAAAGGCGAAACCTAGAAGTGAGCATAAACACGTGGAAAGCGATTTGAGGGTAGAAAGAAAGTGCATGAGTCCAACCCGTCCCAAGTCCGAACTCCCCCACCTCTTTCAACTCTCAGCTCACGAGTCACACCAACCAGAACTTCACTCCCACGCCACTGATTCCAACAGaaatctttttgttttcttttggccTTTCTCTCCCCTCGTCACTTCTGTTTCCATCACATCCAAAACGTGGAGCAGAtaacttttcatatttatttttcaatttatatataattcatatttatttttccattatatacctatttttattatctcatcaagtgtaattaaaaatatttaataattattaactatATTTTATATCACTTATTATATGTAAGGATAGTAATGAGATAGGTTTTTTCGAGTAACCATCTTGTTGTGCCTCTTATGGGATGAGTATGAAATTTAAGCAAATGGGTTGCAAGTgagtttatgattttttttgtcgAACAGTTTGCATATTGTTTTGTCCCATCTCGAtagtatataatatttatttaatttaaattttatttttctatttttaatatatatatatatatatatatatataataaatactttttaataaaataatttataaaaattataatattttaattatttataaaatatatttattttaatgtaatgaaaaaaaatttcaaaaatttgaacGGGATTGAGTGGAGTGGGTATGGAAAATTCGCAACTCATCCTAAACCCGAACCATTGTGATCATGAATTAATAATAGTGATCTATGTATGATAATTGATAaatccaaataatttttatttttccatatcaTCACAGTTTATAACATAGTAAAAAAATGTCATTCAAGATAATAATATCAGTCTATCCAAAAAACTTAATCAAATGATGAAATTGGAATATATCAAGTAGGCCCAAAAATCAAGACAAACTTGAACCCATTTAGGGAATAAGAATAATCATTATTTCCAAATGGTAGCCCTTAATaaaaggaggaaaaataaaatttggaaaattagaaattttaaaggaatatgatttgataattaaaatgaaattgtgAATGTGTTTATTAATGATTTCTCTAAAAGATTCACATAAGAAAATCCTAGGATAAAGCAtgaacttttttatttctttagtcATTGCATCACAAAAACAGAGAGTTAATTAACGAAGTAACAGATTCAAAAATTCGTGCAACTCTCTCACATATCAACAGTCTAAAAGCACTTGGGTTTGATGGTTTCAGGCTAGCTTTAccaaaaatattggaaaataaatggaaattttgTATGTAAAATGGTTAAAACTCTCTTTTTATAGTGGGCACATGCTCAAAGAGATAAATAGGACTTTTATCACCTTAATTCTTAAATCAGATAACCTATAATTCTCAAATCACTATAGGCCTATTGGCTTATGCAATGTCtgttataaaataataactaaaatattaGCTAATAGGGTAAAATCTCTCTTAAACAAAATACTTTCTCCTTTGCAAAGGGCATCTGCTCCAGGTAGACTTATTAATGATAATGTTCCTCTAACTCATAAAATCATGCAtttgtttaaaaagaaaaaagacaaatcGAGTTATATTGTGATTAAACTTGATATGGAAAAAACATATGATAGGCTTAAATGAGATTTTATTAGGATAGTTTTGTCTAAATTAGGTTTTCACCCCCAAATGGATTGAATGGGTTATGGAATGCATTTCCACAATGTCCTACTATCTTTGCAACCTTCAAGAGGTATTAGGCAAGGAGGCCATTTATCTCCATACATTTTCATTCTTTGCATTGAAATTTTGGATAGTGAATTAGTAAAAAAATCTAAGAATCCTAAAAATCATATTGCAATTCCAACTCATCGAAATGAAcccaaaattcattttcttacgTTTGCAGATGAATGTATCATCTTTGCTAAAACCTCACAAAATGCTTGTTCTAATTTTAATAGATTTTTGCATAATTTTTGTGCCATGTTTGGCCAACCAATGAATTTTCATAAGTCTTCGggtcaaatttttaataatactcAAGGGGCTACCAAGAGAATATTAGGGAAGCTCTTAACATCCCCTTTTCTAATGGCATTAACAAATATATTGGTTGTCCACTAATTTAAGGTTGAATGAAAAGGAGCATATTTTTCTGAAGTGATTCTGAAATCTCATAAAAAGTTAGCATCTTGGAAAACTCTTTCCTTTCAAGAGTtcttaaaatagttataataaaGGCTATTTTGGTGAGTTTCCCTCTTCATgttatgaattgttttaaactcacaaaaagaaataatgaatatataGATAGAATCACTATGAATTTCTTATGGCTACCAAATATAAGGTTTAATGAAGCTAGAGGGTTTCCTATGGTAGCTTGGGATGAGGTTTGTAGACCTAAATATGGAGAAGGTCTAGGAATTAGAAGGAATGAAAATGTTAATAAAGCCTTAATTACTAAGGGTGGAGAATCTTTATGGATGATGATAACATTTGGGTCAAGATCACGAGaggtaaatatattaaaaacaacaactcttttagaatttcaaaaaatgaaggtgATTTCATTGTTTGGAAAGAAGTTattaatcatataaaatatattggagttgacttaaaatattatataagaaaTGATAGAAAAGTTTGCTTTTGGACAAACTACTAAGTATATATGTTGTCTATTATGTCTTTCGtggatgaaaataatttacattACATCAATTGGGATGCCAAAGTGCATGATTTTATAAATGAGGATACCAATGAATGAAATCTCCAATCTATTTCTACATTTATTCTCTTGAATGTTTTAACAAATATTAACGAAGTTCCAATCCTTTCATTTCCATTTGAGGATAGGATTTTGTAGGGTTTCTCTTAAGATGGTAAGTTTACCTTTAAGTCAGCGACTTGGGTAATGAGAAAGCCTTTGATGCACCCTAGATAAAAAAATGTTGCATTGGATTTGGAAGTTAAATCTTTTACCAAAAATAAAGGTTTTCGTATGACTGGTTATTGGAGATGTCCTTCCTACTTGGGAGTTTTTAATTGCCAGTAGGTTATAAATTACAAACATGTGTCATCTTtgcaaacaaaaaattaaaaatattgaccatatttttaaatattatcattttgttCAAGGAATTTGGGATCATATTAAGTATAATTGCCCTACACCTCTTTTTTATAAAGGTGACTTCCTATTTTGGCTTGAAATAAtgtataaaaactataaaattaacTGCAAAATTTACAAAcatcttatgaaaaaaattttcattatctcatGGAATGTATGAATGCATATAAATCAGGTTTTATTTAAGAAGATCCAATCCAACCcttttctcatcattgagaAAACTTTTTTAACCTTCCAAAACCTTCGGGATTACATGATAGACTCTTACATTCAAATTGAAGGATGCAATGTCCCTCAAATGGTTGAAAAATAGATTCGTTAAATTCCTCTAattaataaaagatataaattaaattttgatgtttcaatgaaaaataataaaaaattttcaggATGGGTTATTAGAGATTATAATGGTACCATAAAAATGACTCATAGCAAACATATAGGTAgtgttttaataattattgtaAAATGTATGACTTTAAAAGATGATATATTGTTGCTAAGAATAATGAGTTTTAAACCTAGAGATTAAGAGCGactcaaaaataattataaattattataataaaaaattaatatttttagttctattatattattaatgaaGGATATTTGAAAACTATCTTAATAGGTAgtgttttaataattattgtaAAATGTATGACTTTAAAAGATTATATATTGTTGCTAAGAATAATGAGTTTTAAACCTAGAGATTAAGAGCGactcaaaaataattataaattattataataaaaaaataatatttttagttctattatattattaatgaaggatatttgaaaactatattaagatttatatatttactattgttgttttatttatagagaaataataaatttcttaattaggaaaaataattataatttaaaatcaattatttgatggtttttttttttttttttacgaaaattttaattttaaaaattagtccAACTCATCTTTCGATCAGTTATATTTGTAAGTATCCTAATctactttcattaaaaaaaaaaaaaacagcgaATCAGATCGCGGATCCATCCCACGTGCTCATTTTCCAATTCTGTGACGCATTAATGAGTGAAAGCTCTAAGCCTATGAGGGACGAACACGTGGGAAATGACAGCTAGTGACTTGGAAATAAACGAATGTAAAACTATCACTCAGGACCGGCGGGTGATTTTATCTTTACTATTCTTATTTCAACGGCATTATCGATGTTGGTGAAAGAATCCTTAATGACAAAGGGGACACCATGACGTCGTACAGCTGAATTGGGCCCACAACCCCATCTCGACCGACTTTAGCGGCTGCTTCCTACCGCCACGTGTCTTCAATAATGCTTCGTCTCTTCAAAACGCCTCGTTTTTAAACGTCACCCATCACAGTTCCCACTGAACTGAACACTTAACACTTTCCTCTTTCAGATCTACATCCACTGTTCCATTTCaagccctaaccctaaccctagcaTTGGCTTTAATTGACACCGGCAATGCATGTTTGATCTTGGATTCAAGTGATGTAAGGGTTCGATTCAATCGTCCGAAGATGGTTCCGTCGTGGTACGAGCCAATGCCGAGGAGAGTTCCGAGGAGGGTCTGGTTAGGGTTCCAAAAATCCATGGGTATCCTTGTGGGTGGGAATCACACCTCCTCCAGGTTTTGCACCCGCTAATCCCTTTTTCTCATAGTTGTTTGGTTCAATCTCCTTGCTTGATctgatttttctttgaaaaatcaatttttttttttttggctttcatCATCTTTTACCATCGAATTGTTGTTCGAGTGACCTgcaaaaattgttgaatttgtGATGAGAATGGGTATCAAGGCCGCCTTGAAATGGCAGATCCTCTATGGGTCCTTAGCACGACGCTTGTTTCTTCGCGCTTGCTTGTTTGCCTCAGTTTTGGCAATAGTTCCTCTTGTGCAGATCGTACGCGAAGCTCGTGCAGTCGAGCCTTTCGCTGTGAATTTTGAGGACTGCCCCTTGGATGTTAGCTCAAACCCACTTTTCTTTCGGGTTGATTACTTGAGACCCCTGTCCGCTCTGGTATTCCCGCTTTTCGGGGCACTGCCGTGCAAGGGCCCTGAGAATTCAACGATTAGGGTGTTTAGAGAGCTAATGGAGATGGATTTATTGGATAATGAGGCTAAAACCCTTTGCGTAGGGGTGGGATCAGGATCAGCGATATCGGCATTGCGGGAATTGGGGTTCTCCAATGCTTTGGGTGTTGATAGGCACCCGTTCTTCTCCCTTTTACGGAAACGCTTCATTTATGAGCTTGATTTTAAAGAGAATTCTTTCGATTTTGTGTTCTCCAGAGCTCTTGATAAAGTTTCAGTCCCGGCACTCCTCATGCTTGAGATTGAGCGTGTTTTGCGTCCGGGTGGCATTGGGGCTATCCTTGTAGGTGCCCATGATTATAACTCGGGTAGCTTGATCAGGTCTGCCACCCCAGTTTCATCTTTCTTGAAAAGTTCCAATGTCGTTCATGTGAGTGGTATCAACTCTTTTACCCTTGTTGTTTTCGAGAAAAGGTTTGACACTGTTTCTTCCTTTGAGTATTTCCGGCTCCCAGATGAGTGCCCATCAGTCAAAAACAACAAACCGTTTGTGAAGAATCTGGAGAGTCTTGTAGAGGAAAACTCTGGACATTGTGATACACAACTTTCATATTTACCCAAGTTCATGAATATATCTTCCAGAAACCGgctaatttatattaatataggTGCAGGGGAATATGTAAGCTCGAGTATTGAAAACTTGATCAAGCCCTTCTACACAGTGAACTCTCGAACTTCTGATATTTATGTCATTGATCATGACACGTCTGCTCTATCTGCTTATGTGAGAAAACCTGGTATCACCTTTGTTTATCATCCAGGCCTTGCTGGAAGAAATGCCATTTCTCGACCTGTTTCTGATGAAGATTTGAGCATGCCATTGTATGCTGAAGGGTTTGATTTTGTTCATTGGTTTAAAGAAACAGTAGTAGCTGGGGATTTTGTTGTCCTTATGATGAATGCAAGAGAGGTGGAGTTGAAACTTCTTTTCGAACTATTTAAGAGTGGAGCCATATGCCTTGTTGATGAAATCTTCCTCCACTGCTCAGAAGGTGTAGACTGCAACACTGCTACTTGCAAAGACTGCATGACCCTCTTCAAGGGTCTCAGAAACAGTGGTGTCT
Proteins encoded in this region:
- the LOC100267366 gene encoding uncharacterized protein LOC100267366; translated protein: MGIKAALKWQILYGSLARRLFLRACLFASVLAIVPLVQIVREARAVEPFAVNFEDCPLDVSSNPLFFRVDYLRPLSALVFPLFGALPCKGPENSTIRVFRELMEMDLLDNEAKTLCVGVGSGSAISALRELGFSNALGVDRHPFFSLLRKRFIYELDFKENSFDFVFSRALDKVSVPALLMLEIERVLRPGGIGAILVGAHDYNSGSLIRSATPVSSFLKSSNVVHVSGINSFTLVVFEKRFDTVSSFEYFRLPDECPSVKNNKPFVKNLESLVEENSGHCDTQLSYLPKFMNISSRNRLIYINIGAGEYVSSSIENLIKPFYTVNSRTSDIYVIDHDTSALSAYVRKPGITFVYHPGLAGRNAISRPVSDEDLSMPLYAEGFDFVHWFKETVVAGDFVVLMMNAREVELKLLFELFKSGAICLVDEIFLHCSEGVDCNTATCKDCMTLFKGLRNSGVFVHQWWGF